The DNA window GTCAGCGGATGGACCGTCAGCACGATCCTTACGCTGCAGAGTGGCCTGCCATTCTCGCCGCAGCTTGGCTATAACCCCACCGGCTCTGGTGATACACGCAACCCGGTTCGCCCGAATGTAAACCCCGGCTTCAATGGCAAGCTCATCAACAAGGGCACTACCGCGCAGCGTGTGGCGCAGTACTTCAATCCTGCTGCGTTCAGCGCACCTGCGTATGGCACGGTGGGCAACCTGGGGCGCGACACGCTGAACGCGCCTGGCTATGCGGATTGGGACCTCTCGTTGCAGAAGACCACAACGATTGGCGAACGCGTTCTGGCGCAGTTCCGTGTGGAGAGTTTCAACCTGCTGAACCATACCAATCTGCTTGGCCCAAACGCGGTGATCTATTCCTCAGGCCCATCGCAGGGCACCACGGCGAACCAGACGGCAGCGGTCGTCGCCAGCCCCACGGCAGGTGTCATTACAGCCGCCGCAACATCTCGGCAATTGCAACTCAGTCTGAAATTGAGCTTCTGAACGAACCATTCCTCTACTTTTGATTTCCCGTTGTCACCCTGCTGCATTGCTTCAGGATGGCAACGGGAAATTTCTTTTGCACAGGAAGGTGATCCACACACAAACAACGCACACTGCACCAACCCAATCCAACCAAAGATGACGAACCGCACCGAACGCGAGAAGATGCTCGCAGGCGAGCTTTACGATCCCTTTGATCATGACCTGATGGAAGGCAGGGAACGCGCTCGCGACCTTTGCCATCAGCTGAACAACACGCGTGACCGCGATGCGGATGAACGCCGTTCGGTGATGCGTCTGCTTTTTGGCAAAGGCGGTGACACCGTGTGGATGCAGCCGCCCTTTTTCTGCGACTATGGCGCGAACATTGAGTTGGGTGAACGCGTGTTCTTCAACTTCAACTGCATCGTGCTGGACGTTTGCCGCGTGACCATTGGCGATTACACGCAGATCGGCAGTGGTGTGCAGATCCTGACGCCGCTGCATCCGCTGGACGCATCCCTGCGTCGTCAGCAGGAATACGGCGCGCCGGTCACCATTGGCAACGACGTGTGGATCGGTGCAGGCGCGCTGATTCTTCCCGGTGTCACGATCGGGGACCGAACGGTCATCGGCGCGGGCAGTGTAGTGACGCGCGATATTCCTTCCGATGTGCTGGCCGTTGGCAATCCATGCCGCGTGCTTCGGACCATCACATCGGAAGATCGTGCGAAGACGGCTAAGCCGTCACATCCACCGGCGGCTCGTTCGTCACAAACGTCCGAATGAAGTAAGTCGCGCTTAACGTCCCGTTTGCAGGCAGCCACTTGAATCCGGGCGTATTCAGTGAGTATCCGCGTTCCACCATCGACTGCCGCGATTCAGGGAACGGGCTCACGCCGAACTCCATGCCGCGTGTCACGGCCTTGTAATGCCAGGGCGCATGGCTGCGGCTGCGGTTCTCTTCCCATATGCCGAGCCAGGGGAAGTCGCCGCCGTCCCAGACATAGGCAATGGCAAAGCGATACTTCGGCGACCACGCGCTCCAGTACGCCTGCGGCTTCATCAGGACAGCGACATAACTGCTGGCCGGTGCGATAGGCTTCATGTCCGTGACATTCACCACACCACTGCCGTTGAGTGCCGGTGCGTTCGGCCATCCAAAGGGTTCGCCTGACTTCAGATAGGAAGCTTCGCCCAGGCTCTCCGGGTGCGTCATTGCCGGGCCTTCCGCGCTCATGCGAAATTCCGTTGTCGCCGGATCAAGGAACGGCGGCGACAGCGTTACATGCTGTGTCCAGGCAATGGGACGATCAAATCCGGCTTTGTTCGTTACTTGCTCTTCAATGCGAACGCCTTCACCCTCAAGCGTGAGCGTGCGCACAAAATCAATCTGTGCCAATGGAAAGTGCGCGCTGCAGGTGAGCGTATTATCCGATTCCTCAATCGTGTAAGGCAGCAGCGAACTTTCGCCATGCACGGTCAGCCCCAAAGCAGCTTCTGCTTCGCTTGGTCCACCAAAGATGTCCAGGCAGAGGTTGTGCCCCAGAATACCCGACAGCAGCCTGGCTTCCGAGTTGCCGCCGTAGAGCGCTTCCTGTTCCGGCTTCAACGCGCTTGGCTCCATCGTCTGCCACGTTGGTGTCCATAGCGGATTTACATCGGCCCGTTTGCTATACACCTCGGCAATGTGACCACCTTCTTCCGTCACGGTGAGGCGAAGGAATTCGTTTTCAATCGAAACTGTACGACGTCCCAGATAACTCGTCTTTGGCATGCCGTTATTCTCTCCTGAAACGGGTGCAGCGATCGCTGCATGTACGCGGCGACCGCTGCATTTGTTTCTATCTGTTGTTACAGCTTCTTGATCGAGATGTTACGCACCCAAAGATCGCCGGTGGATTCCGACTCCACACCAATCTTGCCGCTGGGGCGGAAGTAAGTGGGATCGGTGTCGACAAACTGCGTGATCAGGTGGCCGTTCATGTAAATCGACGTGGCATGACCAATCGCGACGACGATGAACTGATTCCAGTCATCCTTGTGAAACCATTCGTCATGCTGTGCCTTCTCCACGATCTTTGCCAGGGCATAGCTGCCGCTGGCATCGCCATACATGGAGTAACCCGGCGTGGCAATGACGGCGCGTCCGCTCTGTTCATAGAACATGCCGCTGTACTTATTGCCTTCGTCAAAGTCAGCCTGCGGACCGGCGAGATCCCACTTGGACTCGTACTCACGCGTTGGAGGCGTGCCGGGGTTGGCGCATGCTGCCGGACGTGGAGGACGCGGTGCGGCGTTCGTACCTGCCGGACGCGGCGGCGGCGTGGGGCGTACCACCGGCGGGAACTTTGTGCCGGTGGAAGAAGGATCGCCGGTGATGTAGCTGCGGAACTGCATACCGCCGTTGATGTTGCCGGTGCCCTTCATCTCGTACTTCAGCACGAAGTCACCGAACTCACCGGCGGTGGAAACGGCATAGACCGTGCCCGAGGGCTTCTCGCAGGTTGCGGAGATATGAATCGAACCATCCTTGATGTCCCACAGGTTCGAGTCGTAGCTCCAACCCTTCAGCGTTCCATCAAAGAGCGAGGTGAAGCCGGTATTGTCGTTGAAGTCCACCATCGGCGGCGGCTGCATAATGCGCTGGAACCCCGCTCGCAACGGGTTGGCGGGCGGCGCGCCCGCAGGGGCCTGCGCCATGAGTGTCGCGGAAAGAGTAAGTGCTCCCGCGACGGCAATTAAGTTGCGATACTTCATCGGATACAGCCTCCGGTAATTCAGTTACAGAAATTCTCTGGACCTACTTAGCCGCAACCTGCGGCATGAAGAAATATCAATGTGACAGTGGATACGAAGTTAGTTCGACTTACTCCGTCTCCACCGTCTCCCACTTCTTTGTCTGTGCGGACTTCAATACCGCGTCCGTCACATATTCCGTCATTAAGCCATCGCGGAAGGTTGGGCCTGCCGGCTTGCCGCTATCCAGCGAAGCCACAAAGTCCGCTACCTGGTGCGTGAAGGTGTGTTCATAACCGATCTGCAAGCCCGGCACCCACCAGTTCTTCATGTAGGGGTGGTCGCCATCCGTGACGTGAATGTCCGTCCATCCGCGCAGCTTGCCATCATTCTTGTAATCGAAGTACTGCAGATGGTGAAGATCATGCAGGTCCCACGATGCAGAGGCTTTTTCGCCGTTGATCTCAAGCGTGAACAGCGCCTTGTGTCCGCGTGCATAACGGGTCGCTTCGAACAATGCGAGCGAGCCGTTTTCAAAACGCGCGATAAAAGCGGAAGCATCATCAATCTTCACTGGAACCACTTCGCCTGTGAGCGTGTTCTTGCGCTCCTTGATGAAGGTCTCCGTCGCGGCACTCACTTCTTTAATGGGGCCGTTCAGCCACATGGCCATGTCGATATTGTGTGCAAGTAAGTCGCCGGTGACACCGCTGCCAGAAACAGAAGCATCCAGACGCCACAGGCCTTCGCCACCCATCGGCAAATCCTGTGAGATGGTCCAATCCTGCAGGAACTGTGTGCGGTAATGGAAGATGCGGCCAAAGCGGCCTTCATCGAGCAGGTCCTTCAACATCACCACAGCGGGCACGCGGCGATAGTTGTACCAAACCATGTTGGCCACGCCTGCATCTTCCACGGCTTTCACCATGGTCTTGGCTTCTTCTGCTGTGCGGCCCAGCGGCTTCTCGCACATGACGATCTTGCCCGCCTTCGCAGCTGCAATGGCGATCTCCGCATGCGTATCGTTCGGGCTGGCAATATCGATCAGGTCGATGTCGTCGCGTTCAATGAGCTTCTTCCAGTCGCTTTCAACGGATTGCCATCCCCAGTTGTCCGCAAACTTCTTCGCGCGATCGGCATTGCGTGCGGAAACCGCCTTCAGTACCGGCTCATAGGGCAGATCAAAAAACTTTGGCGCCTGGCGAAATGCGTTGGAGTGCGTGCGGCCCATGAAGCCATAGCCCACCAGGCCAACGTTGAGTGTCTTCTTGCTCATGCGAACTTGTCACCTTATTGAAGCGATTCGATTTTCTTCCAAACAACATTCAGCATTTCTACGATCCGTAGGAGATGTTGTCTTTGGAGGAAGACTTGAGCCGTCCCCGACCTGACGACGTAGGAAATTCCATTGCGAGAATTGAAGGCAATGATTTCGAAATCTTCGTGTGTCTTGTACTTGACTTCGAAATTAGAGAACTTTGTCGGATTGCTATTCACAGCAAGCAAAGCTGAAAAAGCCTTTAGTAGCTCTGGTAATTCTTCAGCCTTGATGAAGGAGTTGTTGCTTCGGTACTCATCTTGTTTGACTCCAGCTAGCGCACCGCGTGAGACACCGCCTCTGTCATTGCGCAATTCACGCGCTTCGATTGAGACACCGCCAACCTCTCCTACGTTGTCGTATGCGAGAACGATCACAGATCCAGCGAGCGGTTCGAAATCAATAGGGCTGACACTCCCAGAATCGGCTGATCCGTATGTAGGAATTGATAAGTCGCTCATAGTTCCTTTCTGAATCAGTTCCAACCATGCGCATTGCGCACGTCGATCATCACCTTCAACACCTTGTTCCACGTCTGCGGATCAGTCATGACATCGTTCGGGAACATGCAGCCATCCCAGCAGATGTGCTCAAACGCGCGTGTGGGGACACCGTTGTCATCGCGCATCCACATGCCGGCCACCTTCACAATGTCCATCAATCCATTCGGATCATCCGGAGCGCAGTGGCGGCCGGTTTTGTCGTGCGAGCCCTGGCCCTTCACGGTGCCGTCGTTCTGGGCCACGTGGAAGTCAATCGTCCACGGACGCAGAGCCTTGGTCACCTTCTTCAGCGCAGCCGTGATCTCTTCGGGAGTGCTGCATCCCTCGGCCACAATGCGGCTCTCCGGCGAGTTATAGCCCAGCGTGTACAGCATGGTGTGCGCCATGTCTGCCTGGAAGCCCACCGTCTTCGGTCGATTCACCTTTTCCAGCAGACGCAGCATGTGATCCCAACCATGCATACCGGCCCAGCAGATTTCGCCTTCCGCGGCCAACCGCTGTCCTTCCGCTTCCGCAATGTTCGCGGCCTCGGTGAAGGTCTTTGCAATTTTGTCTGTGCTGCCCTTCGGGTCCTTGTACCAGTCTCCGGTTCCCGTGGCGGAATCAATACGGATGACGCCACTGGGGCGCACGCCGAGCGCGGTCATCTTACGACCGATCACGCATGCCTTGCGCACCTGTTCCAGAAACCTGCGGACTTCCATCTCGTTGCCCATCGCTGAGCCACCGCCCGTGGGAGCCCACACGGGAGCAACAAACGATCCGCAGACGAGCCCGCGCGATTGCAGCTTTTCAGCGAGTACCTTCAGATCATCATCGGTGGAGTCGATCGAGGTGTGGGGTGAGGACATAAACAGGTCCACACCATCGAATTTCTGGCCGTCCACTTCTGCCTGCGCGGTCAGGTCCAGCATGGTGTCCAGATCAATAAACGGCTCCGTGGAATCCGGCCCTTTACCAACGATTCCGGGCCACATTGCGTTGTGCAGACGCGGCTTGCTGTGTGTTGCTGACATGACAGTTCCCTCGTAACGGTGTTTTGCGGCGTAAAGATGGGCCGCTTGATTTAGCCGGCCCACTCTACGCGAAATGTACTTACTTCTTCCAGCTTGACGGCCCGAAGTCGCGGATCAGTTCCGCTGCATCGGGATTGCCCGGTCCGAAGTGCTTCAGGATCACCAGCGGATCGGTGCCACTTGCATTCGTAATGGTCACGCCCTTACGCGCGGCCGGTGCTGTGACGAAGAGCTCGTCTTCCGTCAGATCACCAAAGCGGATCTGCGACGGCGTGCTGACCGGCGTACCGCCAAAGTCGCCGTAACCCTGCGTCACGATCAGACCATACGCCTCTGGATCGGTGATCGTCACGGTCGCTCCCGGCAGGATGGTAAGTTCTTTCGCCGAGTAAAACTTCGTTCCGTATACCACCCACTTCTCCACGAACTTGCCCGCTTCCTCGCGCTGCACCCTGGGGAAGACTTTCTTGTTCGCGCCGAAGTTCGGGTCCGTGTTCGCGTCCCAGTCCAACATGCTGATGATGTATTCGATGTCCTGCTTCTTGTCTTCCGGCACATCCTTTACCAGCAGGTCCCACGGCACAATGCGGCCTTCCACTTCGCTCTGGAACATGCCAAAGACGTCGGAATTCACCTGCGGCTCATAGGTGCAGAGCGATCCCGGAGCGTGCAGAATGCCCGGATCAATCTGCCAACCCGCACCCGGCTCCAGACGATAGGCGCGCGACAGGAACGTGATGCCGTTGTCGCCCTGCTGCCACTTTTTCAGGCAGTCACGAATCTGGTCCTTTGTTGTTCCCGGCTCCAACCCCATGAAGGTAAAGGGGAAATTGTTGAAGGTCTGGTTGTACTGCGGCGGGAAGTAATAGGCCTCCGGCTTGCCTTTGAAACCAACGGCGCTGGCATGCTCCTCGTTCTGATGCATGTGGTGGGGAATGGGGCCTTCATTGTCAAAGAATTTGCAGAGCAGGTTCCATCCGCCTTCGCGCTTGAAAACGTCTTCGCCCAGCAGCAGGCCGCCTTCGACTTCCACGGCGTCCTTCAGCAGGAACCTGCCGCCGTTCTTCGCCACTACAAAAGAAAGTCCTTCAAACTCCGTGGTGTCCGGGCCGTTCGCGGCCTTGGTGGTGGAAGAGAACCAGCGCTCATTAATGCCGCCGCGATGGCCGCCGTACGCGTAAATGTCATCCGGATGGAGCTTCAGCCGTCGTCCGGGAATCATGAACGAGCGGGGAACCCACGAAGGGGCAAGCTTCAAAATACCTTTGCCAGCTTCCACTGCCTGCTGGACTATGCTGCGTTCCACTGCCATGGTCGATCCTCGAGGAAAAAGTGTTCTGTAGGTACAGCCTGTGCGCAAGTCGGCGTTCGTCTGCGGCGTTGCGGCGGATATGAGACGTCTCAGTTCCGAGAGCGTAAGCCCCGCGACGTAACCATGTCAACCGGGTTCTGCCGTCTGTGCACGGTTCGATTCCCGATCATTACGGCCCTCTTCCATGTCACGCAGGGTTGATAGCATGGCCTGCATGGAATTCCACCTTGACCCCGCCAGCTTCCGCGCCCTTATCTTCGATTGTGACGGAACGCTGGTGGAGACGCTGCCCGCCCACATTGCCGCTTTGCGGACCACGCTGGGCCCTATGGGCATTTTGCCCACAGCAGAGTGGGCCCGCGGACTGTATGGCACCACACCGCCGCAGGTGTTGCTGGCCATTGAGAAGACCTACGGACCCATTCCCGTGCCACATGCTGAGATTCTGAAGCACTGGGTGACAAATTACGCCGAGAGTCTGCATCTGCTGGAACGTATTGTTCCCGTCTGCGATGTGGCGCGGCAGTTTCAGGGCAAAGTTCCCATGGTCGTGGCGTCGAACAACCAGCGCGCCAACATTGAAGCCACGCTCCGCGCCGTGGGCCTTGACGGTGTCTTTGGATGGATCGTTTCAGGCGAGGATGTTCCGCGAGGCAAACCCGCACCGGATCTCTTTCTGGAAGCCGCGCGGCGCATGCAGGTGGCGCCGCAGG is part of the Terriglobus sp. RCC_193 genome and encodes:
- a CDS encoding TIM barrel protein: MSATHSKPRLHNAMWPGIVGKGPDSTEPFIDLDTMLDLTAQAEVDGQKFDGVDLFMSSPHTSIDSTDDDLKVLAEKLQSRGLVCGSFVAPVWAPTGGGSAMGNEMEVRRFLEQVRKACVIGRKMTALGVRPSGVIRIDSATGTGDWYKDPKGSTDKIAKTFTEAANIAEAEGQRLAAEGEICWAGMHGWDHMLRLLEKVNRPKTVGFQADMAHTMLYTLGYNSPESRIVAEGCSTPEEITAALKKVTKALRPWTIDFHVAQNDGTVKGQGSHDKTGRHCAPDDPNGLMDIVKVAGMWMRDDNGVPTRAFEHICWDGCMFPNDVMTDPQTWNKVLKVMIDVRNAHGWN
- a CDS encoding HAD family hydrolase, which encodes MEFHLDPASFRALIFDCDGTLVETLPAHIAALRTTLGPMGILPTAEWARGLYGTTPPQVLLAIEKTYGPIPVPHAEILKHWVTNYAESLHLLERIVPVCDVARQFQGKVPMVVASNNQRANIEATLRAVGLDGVFGWIVSGEDVPRGKPAPDLFLEAARRMQVAPQDCLVFEDSREGVEAAEAAGMRVIRIDAGVLVPQPSNACNTQSASS
- a CDS encoding Gfo/Idh/MocA family protein, which encodes MSKKTLNVGLVGYGFMGRTHSNAFRQAPKFFDLPYEPVLKAVSARNADRAKKFADNWGWQSVESDWKKLIERDDIDLIDIASPNDTHAEIAIAAAKAGKIVMCEKPLGRTAEEAKTMVKAVEDAGVANMVWYNYRRVPAVVMLKDLLDEGRFGRIFHYRTQFLQDWTISQDLPMGGEGLWRLDASVSGSGVTGDLLAHNIDMAMWLNGPIKEVSAATETFIKERKNTLTGEVVPVKIDDASAFIARFENGSLALFEATRYARGHKALFTLEINGEKASASWDLHDLHHLQYFDYKNDGKLRGWTDIHVTDGDHPYMKNWWVPGLQIGYEHTFTHQVADFVASLDSGKPAGPTFRDGLMTEYVTDAVLKSAQTKKWETVETE
- a CDS encoding sugar O-acetyltransferase codes for the protein MTNRTEREKMLAGELYDPFDHDLMEGRERARDLCHQLNNTRDRDADERRSVMRLLFGKGGDTVWMQPPFFCDYGANIELGERVFFNFNCIVLDVCRVTIGDYTQIGSGVQILTPLHPLDASLRRQQEYGAPVTIGNDVWIGAGALILPGVTIGDRTVIGAGSVVTRDIPSDVLAVGNPCRVLRTITSEDRAKTAKPSHPPAARSSQTSE
- a CDS encoding DUF1080 domain-containing protein; translated protein: MKYRNLIAVAGALTLSATLMAQAPAGAPPANPLRAGFQRIMQPPPMVDFNDNTGFTSLFDGTLKGWSYDSNLWDIKDGSIHISATCEKPSGTVYAVSTAGEFGDFVLKYEMKGTGNINGGMQFRSYITGDPSSTGTKFPPVVRPTPPPRPAGTNAAPRPPRPAACANPGTPPTREYESKWDLAGPQADFDEGNKYSGMFYEQSGRAVIATPGYSMYGDASGSYALAKIVEKAQHDEWFHKDDWNQFIVVAIGHATSIYMNGHLITQFVDTDPTYFRPSGKIGVESESTGDLWVRNISIKKL